The following DNA comes from Ignavibacteria bacterium.
AACCAAATAAATCACGATATTTAAGATTAGTCTGATATGCTCTTTGTAATTTGCGCATCAAGCGGAGCAGGTAAAACAACAATTATCAGGGAATTATTTAAAAAATTCCCCGGAATTTCTTTTTCTGTATCCGCTACAACCAGGAAAAAACGACCCAATGAAACCGACGGTAAGGATTATCATTTCATTTCCGTGGAAGAGTTCACAAGGCGCAAAGAAGCCGGCGAATTTATCGAAACCGAAGAAGTGCACGGCAATTTTTACGGCACATTAAAAAGTGAAGCTGAACCGTTCCTTAAAAACGAAGGAATAATGATACTGGATGTAGATGTTAAAGGCGCGCTGAACATTAAAAATATGTACCCTGAAGCTATCACGGTTTTTATTGATGTTCCTTTTGATGAGCTTGTAAGAAGGCTAAGAAGCCGTAACACAGAAACCGAAGAGGAGATACAAAAACGCTCTTCACGTATCAAAATGGAAGCGGGACTGAAAGATAAGTTCGACTACATTGTAGATAACAGCAGCGGCATTGAAAATGCCGTTAAGGAAACTGAAAAAATAATAAATAAATATATAAAGCATTAAGGAGCAATAAAATGAGAATAACCCCACTTGAAATTGAAGAAGTTGAATCAAAAGCGGGTAACATTTACGAAGCGGTTGTTGTTGCGGCAAAACGCGCAAGGCAGCTTAACGATGAACAGAAGCTGGAATACAACCAGAGAGTTGAGCCGCTGATAAAAGCAGATGATGACAGCGATGATACAGTTGTTAGCAAAGATAAAATGAATATCAGTGTTGAATTTGAACAGAGACCCAAAACCACGGAAGCCGGACTCAATGAGCTTCTTGCTGATGGACTTGAGTTCAGAATTAGAAACGAAAATCCGGAAGATTAATTTCTGATAAAGCCGGTTGCTCTTATATTTAAAAAAAAATCTAAAGAGCAAATACCAGATATCATACAGCCATTGGAATTAAAAGGAAAAAAAATATTACTTGGTATATCCGGCGGCATAGCAGCTTACAAATGCTGTGAGCTTGTGAGATTATATAAAAAAAGCGGAGCGGAAGTCAAAGTAATTATGACCCCCTCCGCTTTGAATTTTGTATCACCTGTGACCCTTTCAGCGCTTTCTGGGAATGAAGTAATGATAAACCTCTTTCCTGATGTTGACCCAAACAGGTCTAGCACAGTAGAAACCAAAACCTGGCATATTTATACCGGACTTTGGGCTGATATATTCGTAATTGCCCCAGCAACTGCCAATACTATAGCAAAAATTGTTCACGGTATCAGCGATAATTTTTTAACATCAACCGTGCTCTCAGCACGCTCGCCAATACTTATATCACCCGCTATGGATGAAGATATGTACCTTAATGAAGCTACATCTGGGAATGTTTCTGCTTTAAAAGAGCTGGGCTATTATGTAATTGAGCCTGAATCAGGTGAGCTTGCAAGCGGTTTAAGCGGTGTTGGCAGGCTGCCGGAGCCTGAAACTATATATGAACATACTGTAAATGTTTTAAGCGGTGCCGTTAAAGATCTTGAAGGA
Coding sequences within:
- the gmk gene encoding guanylate kinase, translating into MLFVICASSGAGKTTIIRELFKKFPGISFSVSATTRKKRPNETDGKDYHFISVEEFTRRKEAGEFIETEEVHGNFYGTLKSEAEPFLKNEGIMILDVDVKGALNIKNMYPEAITVFIDVPFDELVRRLRSRNTETEEEIQKRSSRIKMEAGLKDKFDYIVDNSSGIENAVKETEKIINKYIKH
- the rpoZ gene encoding DNA-directed RNA polymerase subunit omega, giving the protein MRITPLEIEEVESKAGNIYEAVVVAAKRARQLNDEQKLEYNQRVEPLIKADDDSDDTVVSKDKMNISVEFEQRPKTTEAGLNELLADGLEFRIRNENPED